Proteins from a genomic interval of Salmo salar chromosome ssa14, Ssal_v3.1, whole genome shotgun sequence:
- the LOC106570260 gene encoding stathmin, which produces MAASCGDIQVKEIDKRASGQAFEVILGAPAPDAKGEFPLSPPKKKDLSLEEIQRKLEAAEERRKSHEAEVLKHLAEKREHEKEVQRKAMEENNNFSKIAEEKLNQKMEANKENKEALQAAMSEKFKEKDKKLEEVRAKKETKEGGAETSEN; this is translated from the exons ATGGCCGCCTCCTGCGGAG ATATTCAGGTTAAGGAGATTGACAAACGTGCATCTGGCCAGGCGTTTGAGGTGATCCTGGGCGCTCCAGCTCCAGATGCCAAGGGAGagttccctctgtctccccccaaGAAGAAGGACCTGTCCCTGGAGGAGATCCAGAGGAAACTGGAggctgcagaggagaggaggaag TCCCATGAAGCAGAGGTTCTGAAGCACCTAGCTGAGAAGAGGGAGCATGAGAAGGAGGTGCAAAGGAAAGCCATGGAGGAGAACAACAACTTCAGCAAGATAGCTGAGGAGAAGCTTAACCAGAAGATGGAAGCCAACAAAGAGAACAAGGAGGCCCTTCAGGCAGCCATGAGCGAGAAGTTCAAGGAGAAG GACAAGAAACTGGAAGAGGTGCGGGCCAAGAAGGAGACCAAAGAAGGCGGTGCCGAGACATCAGAAAACTGA